Proteins from a genomic interval of Ndongobacter massiliensis:
- a CDS encoding response regulator transcription factor, with protein sequence MHLLIVHPKEALISDLIYSFSEDSNIVSHCTEIRSALEILRGGDVDFALIGTQFADGSGLDLKRAMTESVDVPTIVLSGESVGQQAVLYLEYGCDDYMTFPIDILELKARIRAVLRRYGARILPRSEEYVLKREDFLFHLLQGSVYYQDRPIPLTAKEYHLLLYLARREKESITREELLEAIWKTQSVEMRTVDVHIRRIRQKLEAIGAGPTILTCRGEGYRFTPFPNH encoded by the coding sequence ATGCATTTACTCATTGTGCATCCGAAGGAAGCACTCATTTCCGACCTGATCTACAGCTTTTCGGAGGATTCCAATATTGTCAGCCACTGCACGGAGATACGAAGCGCTTTGGAAATTCTTCGCGGCGGCGACGTGGACTTTGCGTTGATCGGAACCCAATTTGCCGACGGGTCCGGGCTGGACCTCAAGCGGGCGATGACGGAATCCGTGGATGTGCCAACGATTGTCTTGTCCGGCGAGAGTGTTGGGCAGCAGGCAGTGCTGTACTTAGAATACGGCTGCGATGACTATATGACATTTCCCATTGATATTTTAGAATTGAAGGCGCGCATTCGTGCCGTCTTGCGTCGCTACGGTGCCCGGATTTTGCCGCGGTCCGAAGAGTATGTGCTGAAACGCGAGGACTTCCTTTTTCATTTGCTGCAGGGCAGCGTATATTATCAGGATCGTCCGATTCCTCTTACTGCAAAAGAATATCATTTGTTGTTGTACTTAGCGCGTCGGGAAAAGGAAAGTATCACGCGGGAAGAACTTCTGGAAGCGATTTGGAAAACGCAATCGGTAGAAATGCGAACAGTGGACGTGCATATTCGACGGATTCGACAGAAGTTGGAAGCGATCGGCGCCGGACCCACAATTTTGACTTGCCGAGGCGAGGGGTACCGTTTCACCCCATTTCCGAACCATTGA